TTATGAAGACTGAGGACTACAACAACCTTATCCTCACCTTTAAAGCTCTCCACAACCAAAACCCCACCTATCTCACTTATCTCCTCCAGGAGGACTTGTATGAAATGTAGCAATATCCAGAAAAAAGGGACCTTTTCCTGGTATTATGGAGGGCATGATGTGTTCATTTCTCTGTATCAGGGGACTTTGGATTCAGTGTCTGATTGGTTGTCCTAGAAAGCTGGGCCCTTTATCAGATTGACCTTTAAGTACCTTTTAcgtgttttacgaaaattggtcactagggggcgctacaagttaaaaagtttatatctcatgaacggctcatccgatggGTACCATCTAGGGCCACTCCTGAGGCCAACCTTCGAGTGGGGTactgaggggtcaaagtgggcgtggcctatggtaCCCATGTCTAAATTTACCACTtgcactaatgtgaacaactctAAATTTACaaggtagatggacaatgggccatggaccacacctaccaaaaaatacacgtggaccactaggtggcgctataatgttatttttgtctttaacgCCCACATTACACATggcacattagaaattcttacatccactgaatcaagctgaattacCTGATATAGACCACGCCCATCCCACTCAACATCCCACTAcgatgctctgtaccaaatttggtgaagatcggcctttagggggcgctataagcattATTTGTTTTGGCTAATAACTCAATTcatttttgggaaatttgcaattgcaatatctctgccaaagtaaaagcaatcaacacgaAACTTGTGATGCTCGTTCGGCATGCCGCtctgaggctctgtaccaaatttgtcATATCAACATATACCAGTTTGGGCCTTTTTACCCCTTCTGAGGTCTAGCATGTTGTATACAACGCCAAACGGCACTTCTGATTCATAACTTTATAActtcattattataaaaagtaGAAACTTAGGGTCTTTTggagctaaaagctaacagttgcccctttctgctgatatttttttttgtcttcctaGCCCATACAGAAGTTTTTTGCATTCAGCCTAGAAGTCCAGAGTTTTTCTGGTCTTtgtgaaattaataaatacTGTTAAATCCAAGACTGATACACTGTGTGTAAGAAATgttaatagtttgtcctttatgaGTTATGttgttcaatatgtttatttttgcactggatgactccaaatatatagAACGGTAGATGTGTTGCTCGTTCGGCATGCCTcaaagatcggccattagggggcgctataatcaacgtATTTGTTTTGCCCTgttaatcaatgttaatggaaTATTTGCTATGGCAATGTATcacagaccttgcagctcacacttctcaatatttactgatgtttacctCCTACCATTACGTTTTGTTACCTGTGCTCCCCTGGttttctacaataaacaaacttcttaacccacctGACAAAGTTTCTACAACATTCGGAGTGGACAAATGTAACCcttttctcccactttttcaatccaaaatcaacaccattcatTGGGGGCGACTAGCGCGGCTCCCCGGGGCGTCGAGGGGCAACTGGCATCGGAGGCATTgggccccgtcataactgcttgcagttctagttactTTTGAGGTTACCTTGACACTGCAAGGCATCCCCAATGTACTAGTGTTATCAAGATAACAGACCTGCAGCAAACAGGAGTTCACTGGTACTCTGTCATGGAGTCACTAGACCTGTTTGTGATAGTGAAGAGAAAAACAAGTTTTCTAGTGGTGTCTGGCCATAAATGATTATTACAACTTTAGTCACTAAAGCAGATTAATACTAGTGATTAAAATTAGGATATCATAAAAAATTCACACTATAACTCCCTGCATGATGTTACACTAACCAAAATATAACTcctatatgtgtgtttttacatgttaattgcCAGGCTGATCCAGAAAGGAGCAATTATTTAACTCAACGAACTGAATCAAAATATAAGCACATAAATATGCACATGGTGGACGGCAATAAAAGTGGATTGCAGATTATACAAGCTAATCAGAGAAGCCAAAGGTGTAGTTAGAGGAGACAACATACTAAAACTTTATACCTCTATACCAGGGATCACCAACATGGTGCCCgtgggcaccaggtagcccccaaggaccacatgagtagcccccaggcctgttctaaaaatgaaaaatgtaatattgatattatatgtttcacaccttgttaagtcattgttgatacttattgtgagaaatcattaacatgatcagtgtcttcacaaaGATGAgaatcattaatcattaataatcatcatatataactaaaggcaaactgggcacatttgttatttcagaagagtgtatcaaactggtagcccttcgtatgactcggtacccatgaagtagctctcagtttaaaaaaggttggtgacctcTGCTCTATACAGTTAATGGCTCATATGAACCCTCACCCTACCAACTAGGGTACCTGCACACCAGAACTATACTTCAGTCAACTCTCtcacaaatgttttattttatcattcCAATTGTTCATGCCTTTGTCAATCAATTTGTAGATAGAGAACTACATTTTATAAGGCATGTATGCACAAAATGAAGAAGATGATGGCATTACATTGTACTGTAATTGtactttatataatttaatgtGACACATAAaattgataaataataataaatacctacacataaaacaagcatattaaaagcaattaaaaacaataaaaccagtaactatcaggtgaaaaatgtaagattattgtatgtggaaagctaacctgaagaggtgtgttttgagtgtGGCGGTGGAGCCGGTCTGTGAGGTAGGAAGGAGCCTGgttatggatggatggattgattgattgattgattgattgattgattgattgatagataTGTTAAACTAAATTTTGTATATTTTGAAATAAGTTAAATGGCAAAAGAGCCTGGCGACAGGTAGGCTACGAAGTTATCAATCGATCGATTACTCATTATATGACTTAATTCTGAGAAGCGCATTTCGTTGACGGAGCCTACGCTGTAAGGTTTCAAAGAAATCTTTACAGCAACGTTGCCATGAAATAGAGGACAGAGGACGGCCGTCTCCGCACAGAGCCTCCGCCCCCCAAGACGGACAAACTTTAAAAGGAGTGGTTTGCGCTGTTGGTGACTGCAGCACTTAGACACCTCCGAGTGTTATTCACTGCGCTTCCTCTCAGAAAACATGGCCACTGATTTCTCCAAGAACGCAGAGGAGAGCCCGGAGCCCTGTAAGGCAGAAGTAAAGGGTAGGTcgagtttatttttttctctctgaatAACCAATACATGTAGGAATTTAATTACATCATCACTGACTgttttttcttgtgtgtgtttcttctcGTTTAGGGAGTATTCCCAGCTGGCTGCAGGGCACACTGCTGCGCAATGGCCCCGGCATATTTTCTGTGGGGGACACCAGCTACGACCACTGGTTTGATGGGATGGCTATCATGAACAGCTTCGCCATTAAAGATGGTTAGTCTAAAAGTTTGTTTTACAGTTGTTGATCTGTGATTGCATGTCAGTGAAGAGAGCAGCCCATTAAACTCACAAACGTGTTTTTTCTGCCAACAGGTGAAGTGACCCACAGAAGCAGATATCTAAGAAGTGACACCTACAAATCTAACATGACTGCAAACAGAATAGTTGTATCTGAAATGGGGACAATGGCGTACCCAGACCCAAGCAAGAATTTTATTTTCAAGTAAGCATGTTCTTCATTTTATTCAAACCACATTTTAAGTATTGCATTCCTCTTAAAATAGTTTTATTGatatttattttcaaacttctaataatatattgtaatatttgtTTGCCATCCAACATTCTGAGGTTTCATTGTTGACTATTCTGTAACATCCGCAATGACATGTTACAGTcttgtgaagtgtgtgtgtgtgtgtggggggggggcattcaGATGCAAGTAAATAACAGTTTTCTAAAGGATCTTGAATATGATCTTGAATCATCAGTCTTTTGAGAAACCCTCTAGTGTTTCACTTAATGTGATGCAAATTAGTCCACACATTTCTACAGGACCCTCTCTATGAACACATTAGGTAATTTGTGTTGGATAACCCTCTTTCCCCCTTATAGCATACCTTCAAATTTATTCTTCTTACTTTCCAGGGCGATTACTTTTCTCAACCACACAGTGCCCGACTTTACTGACAACGGCGCCAGCAATTTCATGAAATACGGGGAGGACTATTACGCCACCTCTGAAACTAATTACATCCGCAAAATTGATCCTGTGACACTGGAAACTCAGGACAAGGTAACATCGTCCACCGATCTTGACCACTCACCAATGATCACCATTTAGATCCCATCCAACAAGTGAATAGTTGATTTCAGTGCTGATGAGTTGCTGAACTGTCTCACACAGGTGGACTACCTGAAGTACCTGCCGGTAAACTTGGCTACGTCACATCCACACTACGACAAAGAGGGCAACGCCTACAACTTTGGGACTTCAATAGCAGAGAAGGGCAAGACGAAATACCTACTGTTCAAAGTCCCTGCTTATTCTAAGAAAGGTATAAACCCTAATGACCTGCTCTACTTTGTCCTGACACCTCATTGCGTCTCTTCCTATCAGGTGTACTTTGTCAAAGATTTagaagttaaagtgctcatattatgctcattttcaggtccataactgtatttagaggttatattagaataggtttacatggtttaattaaatataaaaaaacaccatatttttgttgtactgcacattgctgcaactcctcttttcaccctgtgtgttgagttctctgttttaactacagagtgaggcatcgcacttctgtcccatctttgttgggagtcgccaGTCAGTAGCAGAGTACTTTTCtttaacttttactttaaaccTTCAGACAAAGGCAAGAATGTCCCGGCGCTGAAGAATGCGGAGGTGATCTGCACAGTTCCCTGCCGCTCCATGCTCACACCCAGCTACTACCACAGCTTCGGCATGACGGACAACTACTTCATCTTCATCGAGCAGCCTTTGAAACTGGACATCCTCAGGATGGCCACTGCCTACATGAGGGGAGTCAACTGGGCAAGCTGCATTAAGTTCTGTCCCGAGGAAAATGTAAGTTTGTTTATTGTCTTGTATGCTGTTCTTTATATTTATGTTACTGGACTAAGTATGACACAGCTGCAGATATCAGTGTGCACAAGTCTACCAGCGTTATGGACAGAAAACCTTGGATGACATAACTGTTCATTTCTTCAACAGACTCTAATCCACCTGATAGACAGAAAGACCGGCAAAGAGGTCGAGACAAAGTACTACGCTGGGGCAATGGTTGTCTACCATCACGTGAATGCTTTCGAGGACGACGGTCATGTTATCTTCGATATCATCGCCTACAGCGACAACAGCCTTTATGATATGTTCTACCTGAGCAAGCTGAAGGAAATCAATAATGACTCCTACTCCAAACCAAGCTACAAACGATTTGTACTTCCCATCCAGTCAGACAAGGTgggattaaaaagaaaaattgaatTAATTTCATCCTGAAATTTAGAGAAGACGTTCCtctaacactttatttttcactttttgactGGGTTTTGCAGGCAGTGGCAGTTGGAGAGGACCTGGTGAAACTCAAGTACACGACAGCCAGCGCTGTGAAGGAGAAAGAAGGCAAACTGATGTGCCAGGCAGAGGTGTTACGGCAAGGTAAAACCAATGCCACTCAAATAGACCCTTAGAACAAACCTAGTATTTCTTACATTATGTCTTCTTTATAAAGAGGAATTGATTTGTTCttacaaattaatttttttcctaCCAGGTTTGGATTTACCCAGAATCAATTATGACGTCAACGGCAAAAGGCACCGCTTTGTCTACGCCAACAGT
The genomic region above belongs to Perca flavescens isolate YP-PL-M2 chromosome 22, PFLA_1.0, whole genome shotgun sequence and contains:
- the bco1 gene encoding beta,beta-carotene 15,15'-dioxygenase, which produces MATDFSKNAEESPEPCKAEVKGSIPSWLQGTLLRNGPGIFSVGDTSYDHWFDGMAIMNSFAIKDGEVTHRSRYLRSDTYKSNMTANRIVVSEMGTMAYPDPSKNFIFKAITFLNHTVPDFTDNGASNFMKYGEDYYATSETNYIRKIDPVTLETQDKVDYLKYLPVNLATSHPHYDKEGNAYNFGTSIAEKGKTKYLLFKVPAYSKKDKGKNVPALKNAEVICTVPCRSMLTPSYYHSFGMTDNYFIFIEQPLKLDILRMATAYMRGVNWASCIKFCPEENTLIHLIDRKTGKEVETKYYAGAMVVYHHVNAFEDDGHVIFDIIAYSDNSLYDMFYLSKLKEINNDSYSKPSYKRFVLPIQSDKAVAVGEDLVKLKYTTASAVKEKEGKLMCQAEVLRQGLDLPRINYDVNGKRHRFVYANSVEDSALTKEIAKFDTETKEIVYWSEDNCLPSEPVFVPRPNGESEDDGVVLASVINSNPGQSSFILILDGRTLKEVARAYVNAALQKDMHGFFIPHGN